From Kineosporia succinea, the proteins below share one genomic window:
- a CDS encoding CheR family methyltransferase: protein MTLLETDFTYVTGMVRQRSSIDLQPGKEYLVESRLAPVARKFGDKDVSALVLRLRRNDRAAQDAVIDAMTTNETSWFRDQHPFDAFTRLMLPEVKKFGGPTVNIWSAASSSGQEAYSLALLLLDWLPLNPGKSARIHGTDISPTMVERAAAGKYSQLEINRGMPVKYMVKYFDQVGRDWFVKPEVKALTSFRQGNLVAPPVGLPQMDIVFLRNVLIYFDLPTKRQVLANVRKVLRPGGFLVLGGAESTLTLDEHFVRVETDKVVIFRNGGGT, encoded by the coding sequence ATGACCTTGCTGGAAACGGATTTCACCTACGTCACCGGCATGGTCCGGCAGCGGAGTTCGATCGACCTGCAACCGGGCAAGGAGTACCTGGTCGAGTCCAGGCTCGCCCCGGTGGCGCGCAAGTTCGGCGACAAGGACGTCTCCGCCCTGGTTCTGCGGTTGCGCCGCAACGACCGGGCGGCGCAGGACGCGGTGATCGACGCGATGACCACGAACGAGACCTCGTGGTTCCGCGACCAGCACCCCTTCGACGCCTTCACGCGGCTCATGCTGCCGGAGGTGAAGAAGTTCGGCGGCCCGACCGTGAACATCTGGTCGGCTGCGTCTTCCAGTGGCCAGGAGGCGTATTCGCTGGCTCTGCTGCTGCTCGACTGGCTGCCGCTGAACCCGGGCAAGAGCGCCCGGATCCACGGCACCGACATCTCGCCGACCATGGTCGAGCGGGCCGCGGCCGGAAAATACAGTCAGCTCGAGATTAATCGCGGTATGCCGGTCAAGTACATGGTCAAGTACTTCGATCAGGTAGGGCGGGACTGGTTCGTCAAGCCGGAGGTCAAGGCCCTGACCAGCTTCCGGCAGGGCAACCTGGTGGCACCGCCGGTCGGCCTGCCGCAGATGGACATCGTGTTTCTCCGGAACGTGCTGATCTACTTCGACCTGCCCACCAAGCGCCAGGTTCTCGCGAACGTGCGCAAGGTGTTGCGGCCCGGGGGATTTCTGGTGCTCGGTGGGGCCGAGAGCACCCTCACCCTGGACGAGCACTTCGTCCGGGTGGAAACCGACAAGGTAGTGATCTTCCGAAACGGAGGAGGGACATGA
- a CDS encoding response regulator: protein MKALVVDDSRAMRSILTRQLEALSFDVAQAVDGQDALDLLGTGYVPEVALVDWNMPRMDGLTFIKAVRARDEMRNVSLMMVTTESEHGNIVRALAAGAHEYVIKPFTAEVIAEKLALLGLVGV from the coding sequence ATGAAGGCTCTGGTGGTCGACGACTCGCGTGCCATGCGGTCGATCCTGACTCGGCAACTCGAGGCGCTCAGTTTCGACGTTGCCCAGGCGGTGGACGGACAGGACGCTCTCGATCTGCTCGGCACCGGCTACGTCCCCGAAGTCGCACTGGTGGACTGGAACATGCCGCGGATGGACGGACTGACCTTCATCAAGGCGGTTCGGGCCCGCGACGAGATGAGAAACGTGTCGCTGATGATGGTCACGACCGAGAGCGAGCACGGGAACATCGTCCGGGCCCTGGCAGCTGGAGCGCACGAGTACGTGATCAAGCCGTTCACCGCAGAGGTGATCGCCGAGAAACTCGCGCTCTTGGGATTGGTGGGGGTATGA
- a CDS encoding matrixin family metalloprotease — protein sequence MLGRVRLAAAALIVLAMIATPTAAVAKSRVTPYELMKVQLHSGKTIAARWNPCQSAITYRVNFSGLPKAKRAGMLKTVKTSFAKLGQATGMTYSYRGQTTFVPQQGNLTEQPAEIVVAAVSKSRTDFPMSDNSLGYGGVLWSTWYGKPGEDAAVMRGYVILEAKAIQKLKGGWGSGQRQSNVILHELGHASGLGHAESRRSQMYPTLTSTSPSGYAAGDLAGLAKVGERAGCIAVPGSLSVRDLR from the coding sequence GTGCTCGGAAGGGTTCGCCTGGCTGCGGCCGCTCTGATCGTGCTGGCGATGATCGCGACCCCGACCGCAGCCGTCGCCAAGAGCCGGGTCACCCCCTACGAGCTGATGAAAGTCCAGCTGCACAGCGGCAAGACGATCGCCGCGCGCTGGAACCCCTGCCAGAGCGCCATCACCTACCGCGTCAACTTCAGCGGCCTGCCCAAGGCCAAGCGCGCCGGCATGCTCAAGACCGTCAAGACCTCGTTCGCCAAGCTGGGCCAGGCCACGGGCATGACCTACAGCTACAGGGGCCAGACCACGTTCGTGCCGCAGCAGGGCAACCTCACCGAGCAGCCGGCCGAGATCGTGGTGGCGGCGGTCAGCAAGAGCAGGACCGACTTCCCGATGAGCGACAACTCGCTGGGCTACGGGGGAGTGCTGTGGTCGACCTGGTACGGCAAACCGGGTGAAGATGCGGCCGTGATGCGGGGTTACGTGATTCTCGAGGCGAAGGCCATCCAGAAGCTCAAGGGCGGCTGGGGGTCCGGTCAGCGTCAGAGCAACGTGATCCTGCACGAACTCGGGCACGCGAGCGGTCTCGGGCACGCCGAGAGCCGCCGGTCGCAGATGTACCCGACCCTGACGAGTACCTCGCCCAGCGGCTATGCGGCGGGTGACCTCGCAGGTCTGGCGAAGGTGGGCGAAAGGGCCGGGTGCATCGCCGTTCCCGGTTCGCTCAGCGTGCGCGACCTGCGCTGA
- a CDS encoding beta strand repeat-containing protein, producing MKLQGKKVRLPIAALGVTALCTGGVGIFAAPAFAATEIALNSGASSIAVGNFGTSATETANAAYALKVGESSVANTVLAVTDAPDGGRLSYEKVAANGAATANGFTNVGDVRTAEVQELYFDATPDTGSYVVNLGSTTTDPILGYTAADLQAALRTEWAGNTGITVTGSGTSVSPFRITFGGTLAGTNYAQITITKTGLADGATPVNETISTATNGSVNTNGYSSTGTLANSDYVYVTGTVPGTYKFRIFQDTNANNVFDSADERSTSLVTLNVYDTNGATVATGDDVNPTFTTTSPVGAGDAISAEVGFSKSLSLSDARGSVAENSLINQLAGLTWIDVTAGAGVGAMSNQHPTVASGKLSYSVGTPNAAGTVTLKGLLQSATPANPAAYPTTGSKAVTVTSNSVAALTPAVTKVEGSVIGSGSTATVKTGTSSVEYTATAVDNSVPAKPVAGAKITFTLSGSDANVAKLSADGVAVNTAGTTKVYTATTNAAGVATLKVTSSDTTAGFAYDVSAASNSQSGSITTTYAAATIDKVVTTSTSAELTPAVGAASVALKGKLVDQFGGAFVPSSSTTQQVTVTITGGPYYAPVSNTGTFSYDYKPATAATAGDTTPFTLTYNGVSTTGEQIQWASTAAASKINLTAPADAAKDLLLQDNTAPDATQISAFGNTAGQLAGTVLGADNAALAYKSVTFTGGEGVWFATSGTPDATHPLKDSITLVSDASGVVSGGYVFFTKAGEQKVTATSGSTTVTSTVTVKDAATAQAYNVTINDVSGAPGSTLIVTGKVTDIFGNAVPEAFVNLTQSAAGVGALGNSSPRTNAAGVFSTTYVSGSNSSGDVDLTATLDNPTALTADAAYKTAGITLADGKKTATGSISIAKTDLTIAVTGKVTAGGSGANTKISGKFLPSTSVDIYSKAAGERAYTLLDSVKTNAAGSYSLTDRITKSTFFLAKSNGQSSGSKATQVSSKVSLTAKALGKGKVKLSANGDPNVKATLTFYNGTKVLKKITSNAAGVGSATVTLPKGKKTVKVTFKAPGTNQGQKTISVTVK from the coding sequence ATGAAGCTCCAAGGCAAGAAGGTGCGGCTTCCGATCGCCGCGTTGGGCGTGACGGCGCTCTGCACGGGTGGCGTGGGCATCTTCGCCGCGCCGGCTTTCGCCGCGACGGAGATCGCGCTGAACAGCGGCGCGAGCTCGATCGCGGTCGGTAACTTCGGCACCTCGGCGACTGAGACCGCCAACGCTGCTTACGCGCTGAAGGTCGGCGAAAGCTCCGTGGCCAACACCGTGCTGGCCGTCACGGACGCCCCCGACGGTGGTCGCCTCTCCTACGAGAAGGTCGCCGCCAACGGCGCCGCCACGGCCAACGGCTTCACCAACGTCGGTGACGTGCGCACCGCCGAGGTGCAGGAGCTGTACTTCGACGCCACGCCGGACACCGGCAGCTACGTGGTGAACCTCGGTAGCACGACGACCGACCCGATCCTCGGCTACACGGCCGCTGACCTGCAGGCCGCGCTGCGCACCGAGTGGGCGGGCAACACGGGCATCACCGTGACCGGCTCGGGCACCTCGGTTTCGCCGTTCCGGATCACCTTCGGCGGGACCCTTGCGGGCACCAACTACGCGCAGATCACCATCACGAAGACGGGCCTGGCCGATGGCGCCACGCCGGTCAACGAGACGATCAGCACCGCCACCAACGGCTCGGTCAACACCAACGGCTACTCCTCGACCGGCACGCTGGCCAACAGCGACTACGTGTACGTGACGGGTACCGTCCCCGGCACCTACAAGTTCCGCATCTTCCAGGACACCAACGCCAACAACGTCTTCGACTCGGCCGACGAGCGCAGCACCTCGCTCGTGACGCTGAACGTCTACGACACCAACGGCGCGACCGTCGCCACGGGCGACGACGTCAACCCGACCTTCACGACGACCTCCCCGGTCGGCGCGGGCGACGCCATCTCCGCCGAGGTCGGCTTCAGCAAGAGCCTTTCGCTGTCCGACGCCCGCGGCAGCGTGGCCGAGAACAGCCTGATCAACCAGCTCGCCGGTCTGACCTGGATCGACGTGACGGCGGGCGCGGGCGTCGGTGCGATGTCCAACCAGCACCCGACCGTGGCGAGCGGCAAGCTCTCCTACTCGGTGGGCACCCCGAACGCGGCCGGCACGGTCACGCTCAAGGGTCTGCTGCAGAGCGCCACCCCGGCGAACCCGGCCGCCTACCCGACCACCGGTTCGAAGGCCGTCACGGTCACCTCGAACAGCGTCGCGGCGCTGACCCCGGCCGTCACCAAGGTCGAGGGCTCGGTCATCGGCTCCGGCAGCACGGCCACGGTCAAGACCGGCACCTCCTCGGTGGAGTACACCGCCACGGCGGTGGACAACAGCGTTCCGGCCAAGCCGGTCGCCGGTGCCAAGATCACCTTCACGCTGAGCGGTAGCGACGCGAACGTCGCCAAGCTGTCGGCCGACGGTGTGGCCGTCAACACCGCGGGCACCACCAAGGTCTACACCGCGACCACCAACGCCGCCGGTGTGGCCACCCTCAAGGTGACCTCCAGCGACACGACCGCCGGGTTCGCCTACGACGTGTCGGCTGCGTCGAACAGCCAGTCGGGCAGCATCACCACCACCTACGCCGCGGCCACGATCGACAAGGTCGTGACCACGAGCACCTCGGCCGAGCTCACCCCGGCCGTCGGCGCTGCCAGCGTCGCGCTCAAGGGCAAGCTGGTGGACCAGTTCGGCGGGGCGTTCGTGCCCAGCTCGAGCACCACGCAGCAGGTCACCGTCACGATCACCGGCGGCCCGTACTACGCCCCGGTCTCGAACACGGGCACCTTCTCGTACGACTACAAGCCGGCCACCGCCGCGACCGCCGGTGACACCACGCCGTTCACGCTCACCTACAACGGTGTGTCGACGACCGGCGAGCAGATCCAGTGGGCCAGCACCGCTGCCGCCTCGAAGATCAACCTGACGGCCCCGGCCGACGCCGCGAAGGACCTGCTGCTGCAGGACAACACGGCCCCGGACGCGACCCAGATCAGCGCCTTCGGTAACACGGCCGGTCAGCTGGCCGGCACCGTGCTCGGTGCGGACAACGCCGCTCTCGCCTACAAGAGCGTCACGTTCACCGGTGGCGAGGGCGTGTGGTTCGCGACCTCCGGCACCCCGGACGCCACGCACCCGCTGAAGGACTCGATCACCCTCGTCTCCGACGCCTCCGGCGTCGTCAGCGGCGGGTACGTCTTCTTCACCAAGGCCGGCGAGCAGAAGGTCACCGCGACCTCCGGCTCCACCACGGTCACCTCCACCGTCACGGTGAAGGACGCGGCTACCGCTCAGGCCTACAACGTCACGATCAACGACGTGTCCGGCGCGCCGGGCTCGACCCTGATCGTCACCGGCAAGGTCACCGACATCTTCGGCAACGCGGTTCCCGAGGCCTTCGTCAACCTGACCCAGAGCGCCGCCGGTGTGGGTGCTCTCGGCAACTCCAGCCCGCGGACCAACGCCGCCGGTGTCTTCAGCACCACCTACGTCAGTGGCTCGAACTCCAGCGGCGACGTCGACCTGACGGCCACGCTGGACAACCCCACCGCGCTGACGGCGGACGCCGCCTACAAGACGGCCGGCATCACCCTGGCCGACGGCAAGAAGACGGCCACCGGCTCGATCTCGATCGCCAAGACCGACCTGACCATCGCCGTGACCGGCAAGGTCACCGCGGGTGGCAGCGGCGCCAACACGAAGATCTCGGGCAAGTTCCTGCCGAGCACCTCGGTCGACATCTACTCCAAGGCGGCCGGCGAGCGTGCGTACACGCTGCTCGACTCGGTGAAGACCAACGCCGCGGGTAGCTACAGCCTGACCGACCGCATCACGAAGTCGACCTTCTTCCTCGCGAAGTCGAACGGCCAGAGCAGCGGTTCGAAGGCCACGCAGGTCTCCTCGAAGGTCAGCCTGACCGCCAAGGCGCTGGGCAAGGGCAAGGTCAAGCTCTCGGCCAACGGTGACCCCAACGTGAAGGCGACCCTGACCTTCTACAACGGCACCAAGGTCCTGAAGAAGATCACGTCCAACGCCGCCGGCGTCGGCAGCGCGACGGTCACCCTGCCCAAGGGCAAGAAGACCGTCAAGGTGACCTTCAAGGCCCCGGGCACCAACCAGGGTCAGAAGACCATCTCCGTCACCGTCAAGTGA
- a CDS encoding response regulator, producing MKILVTDDSRAMRMIVIRTMRQAGLGKNEIKEAENGRQGFETCKDFNPDLILSDWNMPEMNGIEFLKALRASGNTTPFCFVTSEGSDEMREQALAAGAIGLIVKPFTAEAFMDTLGTVVSA from the coding sequence ATGAAGATCCTGGTAACTGACGACAGCAGAGCTATGCGGATGATCGTCATCCGGACCATGCGGCAGGCAGGTCTGGGGAAGAACGAGATCAAGGAGGCGGAGAACGGTCGACAGGGATTTGAGACCTGCAAAGACTTCAACCCCGACCTGATTCTGTCCGACTGGAACATGCCGGAGATGAACGGCATCGAGTTCCTCAAGGCGCTGCGGGCGAGCGGCAACACCACGCCGTTCTGCTTCGTCACCTCTGAGGGCTCGGACGAGATGCGCGAGCAGGCCCTGGCCGCGGGCGCTATCGGACTCATCGTCAAGCCCTTCACCGCGGAAGCATTCATGGACACACTCGGAACGGTGGTTTCAGCATGA
- a CDS encoding EAL and HDOD domain-containing protein encodes MAEAPVPVGLPRVPAQTRVPADAVRNVRVGRQGLYDARRTLVAYEVLFHSGEKDVSDRATSQVIASTFGTFGVDRIAGSRPVFISFTRAFLTGVIPIPVEPAGVVVEISATMMVDAELLAGVEGLRHDGYRIALCDYRGQPECSALLDLVDYVKVDVPAHPGWQLAELAARVTERGRDLIAGGIEDEPTLARVLELGFGLFQGPLLEKPTVLERRTLTPTQLVCVRLLRELADPELDIIRLEPTIGSDPGLALRLLRTANSAASGTMRQVSSLRQALVIIGPRRLRSWVVLILLEGPSNASPADGLWKVLARACACRVLAPDPVDDMAFTVGLLSGAAELLATPPEVVAEAAGVSREVRDALVSGLGGAGAALHAVLAHERDDDEGIAATGLAPYAVSHAYLESLSESLRLVEEIAGVSDS; translated from the coding sequence ATGGCTGAAGCGCCGGTTCCCGTGGGTCTCCCGCGGGTGCCGGCGCAGACGCGCGTCCCGGCCGATGCGGTGCGGAACGTCAGGGTGGGCCGGCAGGGGCTGTACGACGCCCGCCGGACCCTCGTGGCCTACGAGGTGCTGTTCCACTCGGGCGAGAAGGACGTGAGCGACCGGGCGACGTCCCAGGTGATCGCGTCCACCTTCGGCACGTTCGGGGTGGACCGGATCGCCGGGTCGCGTCCCGTCTTCATCAGTTTCACCCGCGCCTTCCTCACCGGGGTGATCCCGATCCCGGTCGAGCCGGCCGGTGTCGTGGTCGAGATCTCGGCGACGATGATGGTGGACGCGGAGCTGCTGGCGGGCGTCGAGGGGTTGCGGCACGACGGCTACCGGATCGCGCTGTGCGACTACCGGGGGCAGCCGGAGTGCTCGGCGCTGCTCGACCTCGTCGACTACGTGAAGGTCGACGTGCCCGCTCACCCCGGATGGCAGCTCGCCGAGCTGGCCGCCCGGGTCACCGAGCGCGGCCGCGACCTGATCGCGGGCGGGATCGAGGACGAGCCGACCCTGGCCCGGGTCCTCGAACTCGGCTTCGGCCTGTTCCAGGGCCCGCTGCTGGAGAAGCCGACCGTGCTGGAGCGTCGCACCCTGACGCCCACCCAGCTGGTCTGCGTCCGTCTGCTGCGGGAACTGGCCGACCCGGAACTGGACATCATCCGGCTCGAACCCACGATCGGCAGTGACCCCGGCCTGGCGCTGCGGCTGCTGCGCACGGCCAACTCGGCCGCGTCCGGCACCATGCGCCAGGTCTCGTCGCTGCGGCAGGCCCTGGTCATCATCGGCCCGCGCCGGCTGCGCTCGTGGGTGGTGCTGATCCTGCTGGAGGGGCCGTCGAACGCCTCCCCGGCGGACGGGTTGTGGAAGGTGCTCGCCCGGGCCTGCGCATGCCGGGTGCTCGCGCCGGACCCGGTCGACGACATGGCCTTCACCGTCGGCCTGCTGTCCGGGGCGGCGGAGCTGCTGGCGACGCCGCCGGAAGTGGTCGCCGAGGCGGCCGGGGTGAGCCGCGAGGTGCGGGACGCCCTGGTCAGCGGGCTGGGTGGGGCGGGGGCGGCGCTGCACGCCGTCCTGGCCCACGAGCGGGACGACGACGAGGGCATCGCGGCCACCGGCCTCGCGCCCTACGCCGTCTCGCACGCCTACCTGGAGTCGCTCAGCGAGTCGTTGCGCCTGGTCGAGGAGATCGCGGGCGTTTCGGACTCCTGA
- a CDS encoding chemotaxis protein CheW, with protein sequence MTQLSTFHVGSYLFGVEVALVQEVVRMQVFTPVPLSGPEVSGLINLRGEVLTAIDVRARLGLPPSTGERPQVNVVVRVDDEPVSLLVDEIGGVVEVSQIPFEGTPSTVNARVGALLTGAYTLPEKLLLALDARALLAFDESRSAAA encoded by the coding sequence GTGACCCAGCTGTCCACGTTCCACGTCGGCTCCTACCTCTTCGGGGTGGAGGTCGCCCTGGTGCAGGAAGTCGTTCGCATGCAGGTGTTCACGCCGGTGCCGCTGTCCGGTCCCGAGGTCTCGGGACTGATCAACCTCCGGGGTGAGGTACTCACCGCCATCGACGTGCGGGCCCGTCTGGGCCTGCCGCCGAGCACCGGTGAGCGCCCGCAGGTGAACGTGGTGGTCCGCGTCGACGACGAGCCGGTCAGCCTGCTGGTCGACGAGATCGGCGGCGTGGTGGAAGTTTCGCAGATCCCGTTCGAGGGCACCCCCTCGACGGTCAATGCCAGGGTCGGGGCGCTGCTCACCGGCGCCTACACGTTGCCGGAGAAGCTGCTCCTGGCCCTGGACGCACGTGCCCTGCTGGCCTTCGACGAAAGTCGCTCCGCCGCTGCCTGA
- a CDS encoding chemotaxis protein CheA — MEAIDEIVAEFLVESHENLDQLDTDLLALEQDPTSRDLLGSVFRTIHTIKGTSGFLAFNKLEKLTHVGENLLSRMRDGKIQLNEDRASALLAMVDAVRGLLSHIEASGGEGDDDHTELVARLGQLLEDGPIEAPPLIPAQATSPETAEAEPVAEPEPVAAAPESEPAPEPAPEPAPAPTPAPAPAPEPAAEKAKPAPEPGEAGEHKRSVVESSVRVDVELLDTLMRMVGELVLSRNQLVSELDEQNDSALARSAQRLSLVTSELQEQVMKTRMQPVDTVWSKLPRVVRDLSRQLSRNVRLEMEGRDTELDRSVLEAIKDPMTHLVRNAIDHGIEPPDVRIGKGKNPEGVLTLRAYHEAGQVHLEIIDDGAGIDKDIVGRRGVERGLVTQAQLEKMTPREISQMIFLPGFSTAAKVTNVSGRGVGMDVVKTRIEGIGGSVDVISNKGAGSTFRLTIPLTLAIIPALTIGCAGHRYAVPQVSVLELVRLSGEHARGGIEHISGAPVYRLRGALLPLVQLDEQLGLVPPGTASGGGQNNDGRGGFIVVLQAEQHRFGLVVDDVLDTQEIVVKPLGRHLKALPMYQGATIHGDGSVVLILDATAIARQADVLSNPAGAASSAINEETTTIDPVLVVELTGGRRTAIPLDMVTRLEEIPTKTIERVGGREVVQYRGHIMPLVRLASLLGAYGEENDNERVQLVVYTRGERSVGFAVERIMDIATERAGSRSDIDDHALLGSIVVGDRVVELLDVQAAVLAADPAFYQDDAGATTIEELGSMYEEAL, encoded by the coding sequence ATGGAGGCGATCGACGAGATCGTTGCCGAGTTCCTGGTTGAGTCGCACGAGAACCTTGACCAGCTCGACACCGATCTGCTCGCGCTGGAGCAGGACCCGACCTCTCGGGACCTGCTGGGTAGCGTCTTCCGCACCATCCACACGATCAAGGGCACCAGCGGGTTCCTTGCGTTCAACAAGCTGGAGAAGCTCACCCACGTCGGTGAGAACCTGCTCAGCCGGATGCGTGACGGAAAGATCCAGCTGAACGAGGACCGGGCCAGCGCGCTGCTGGCCATGGTCGACGCAGTGCGCGGCCTGCTCTCGCACATCGAGGCCAGCGGCGGCGAGGGGGACGACGACCACACCGAGCTCGTCGCCCGCCTGGGCCAGCTGCTCGAGGACGGCCCGATCGAGGCCCCGCCGCTCATCCCGGCCCAGGCCACCAGCCCCGAAACGGCTGAGGCCGAGCCGGTTGCCGAACCCGAGCCGGTGGCCGCTGCCCCGGAATCGGAACCGGCGCCGGAACCCGCGCCGGAACCCGCGCCCGCACCCACACCCGCGCCCGCCCCCGCCCCGGAACCCGCTGCGGAGAAGGCCAAGCCGGCTCCCGAGCCCGGTGAGGCCGGCGAGCACAAGCGCTCGGTCGTGGAGTCGTCGGTGCGCGTCGATGTCGAACTGCTCGACACGCTCATGCGAATGGTCGGCGAGCTCGTCCTGAGCCGCAACCAGCTCGTCTCCGAGCTGGACGAGCAGAACGACTCGGCCCTGGCCCGTTCCGCGCAGCGGCTCTCGCTGGTCACCAGCGAGCTGCAGGAGCAGGTCATGAAGACCCGTATGCAGCCGGTCGACACGGTCTGGTCCAAGCTCCCCCGGGTCGTCCGCGACCTGTCCCGCCAGCTCTCGCGCAACGTGCGCCTGGAGATGGAGGGCCGGGACACCGAACTCGACCGGAGCGTCCTCGAGGCCATCAAGGACCCGATGACGCACCTCGTCCGCAACGCGATCGACCACGGCATCGAGCCGCCGGACGTGCGGATCGGCAAGGGCAAGAACCCGGAAGGGGTTCTGACCCTGCGCGCCTACCACGAGGCGGGCCAGGTCCACCTCGAGATCATCGACGACGGCGCCGGAATCGACAAGGACATCGTCGGCCGCCGCGGCGTCGAGCGGGGTCTGGTCACCCAGGCCCAGCTCGAGAAGATGACGCCGCGCGAGATCAGCCAGATGATCTTCCTGCCCGGCTTCTCCACCGCGGCCAAGGTCACCAACGTCTCCGGGCGTGGTGTCGGCATGGACGTGGTGAAGACCCGCATCGAGGGCATCGGCGGTTCCGTCGACGTCATCTCGAACAAGGGCGCCGGCTCTACGTTCCGCCTGACCATCCCGCTGACCCTGGCCATCATCCCGGCCCTCACCATCGGCTGCGCGGGTCACCGCTACGCCGTGCCCCAGGTGAGTGTGCTGGAGCTGGTGCGCCTTTCCGGTGAGCACGCCCGGGGCGGCATCGAGCACATCTCCGGTGCGCCGGTCTACCGCCTGCGTGGGGCCCTGCTCCCGCTGGTGCAGCTCGACGAGCAGCTCGGCCTGGTTCCGCCCGGCACCGCCAGCGGCGGTGGCCAGAACAACGACGGGCGGGGCGGATTCATCGTCGTGCTCCAGGCCGAGCAGCACCGCTTCGGCCTGGTGGTGGACGACGTGCTGGACACCCAGGAGATCGTGGTCAAGCCGCTCGGCCGGCACCTGAAGGCGCTCCCGATGTACCAGGGCGCCACCATTCACGGTGACGGCAGCGTGGTGCTCATTCTCGACGCCACCGCGATCGCCCGGCAGGCCGACGTGCTCTCCAACCCGGCGGGCGCGGCCAGCTCCGCGATCAACGAGGAGACCACGACGATCGACCCGGTGCTGGTGGTCGAACTGACCGGCGGACGTCGCACGGCGATCCCGCTGGACATGGTCACCCGCCTCGAGGAGATCCCGACCAAGACCATCGAGCGGGTCGGCGGACGCGAGGTGGTCCAGTACCGGGGCCACATCATGCCTCTCGTGCGCCTGGCCAGCCTGCTCGGCGCGTACGGCGAGGAGAACGACAACGAGCGCGTGCAGCTGGTGGTCTACACCCGCGGTGAGCGCAGCGTCGGCTTCGCGGTCGAGCGGATCATGGACATCGCCACCGAGCGCGCGGGTTCCCGGTCCGACATCGACGACCACGCCCTGCTGGGCTCGATCGTCGTCGGCGACCGGGTGGTCGAGCTGCTCGACGTGCAGGCCGCGGTGCTCGCCGCCGACCCTGCTTTCTATCAGGACGACGCCGGCGCGACGACGATCGAAGAGCTCGGCTCCATGTACGAGGAGGCGCTGTGA
- a CDS encoding protein-glutamate methylesterase/protein-glutamine glutaminase has product MSGSRIRVLIVDDSVVIRRLIKEILDADSRIEVVGVAHNGQVALGKVEELKPDALTMDIEMPVMNGVEAVRALRKTHPRLPIVMFSTLTERGASATMDALAAGASDYVTKPANVGSVMESRQNIKDQLVPKLVALTGARKLVGARPAMPPAQPPVGQSRAGASARRTQPFGLLAIGSSTGGPDALATVLSALPGDLPVPVVITQHMPPVFTKMLAQRLDSTCRLSISEAVEGDAVERGRVLIAPGGLHLELKSRGTGVFVHLSDAPPENFCRPAVDVMFRSVSAVYRNRVLAVVLTGMGRDGASGAGVIRTAGGEVFAQDEASSVVWGMPGATVMAGQADRVVPLEQMASTVASALVQSQGASRAVADGVRA; this is encoded by the coding sequence ATGAGCGGGTCACGCATCCGCGTTCTGATCGTTGACGACTCGGTGGTCATCCGCCGGTTGATCAAGGAAATTCTTGACGCCGACAGCCGCATCGAGGTTGTCGGGGTCGCGCACAACGGCCAGGTGGCCCTCGGCAAGGTCGAGGAACTGAAGCCGGACGCGCTCACGATGGACATCGAGATGCCCGTCATGAACGGTGTCGAGGCGGTGCGGGCACTGCGGAAAACTCATCCGCGGCTGCCGATCGTGATGTTCTCGACGCTGACCGAGCGCGGCGCGTCCGCGACCATGGACGCCCTCGCGGCGGGTGCCAGCGACTACGTCACGAAGCCGGCCAACGTCGGCAGCGTGATGGAGAGCCGGCAGAACATCAAGGACCAGCTGGTCCCGAAGCTGGTCGCGCTCACCGGTGCTCGCAAGCTGGTGGGGGCGCGGCCTGCGATGCCCCCGGCCCAGCCGCCGGTCGGGCAGTCGCGGGCCGGCGCCTCGGCCCGGCGTACGCAACCCTTCGGCCTGCTCGCGATCGGCAGCTCCACCGGTGGCCCGGACGCCCTGGCGACCGTGCTGTCGGCGCTGCCCGGCGACCTGCCGGTGCCGGTCGTGATCACCCAGCACATGCCGCCGGTGTTTACGAAAATGCTGGCGCAGCGACTCGACTCGACCTGCCGGCTGAGCATCAGCGAAGCGGTCGAGGGTGATGCGGTGGAGCGTGGCCGGGTGCTGATCGCCCCCGGTGGCCTGCACCTGGAGCTGAAGTCGCGCGGTACCGGGGTGTTCGTGCACCTGAGTGACGCCCCGCCGGAGAACTTCTGCCGTCCCGCGGTGGACGTGATGTTCCGGTCGGTGTCCGCGGTGTACCGGAACCGGGTCCTGGCCGTGGTCCTGACCGGGATGGGTCGCGACGGTGCCTCCGGCGCCGGGGTGATCCGCACGGCCGGCGGTGAGGTGTTCGCGCAGGACGAGGCCAGCAGCGTGGTGTGGGGTATGCCCGGTGCCACGGTGATGGCCGGTCAGGCCGACCGGGTGGTGCCGCTCGAGCAGATGGCGTCCACGGTCGCCTCGGCGCTGGTTCAGAGTCAGGGAGCTTCACGGGCGGTGGCAGACGGAGTGCGGGCATGA